The Miscanthus floridulus cultivar M001 chromosome 7, ASM1932011v1, whole genome shotgun sequence genome includes a region encoding these proteins:
- the LOC136467349 gene encoding casein kinase 1-like isoform X4, with protein MVIDLLGPSLEDLFNYCNRKFSLKTVLMLADQMIARVEYMHTRGFLHRDIKPDNFLMGLGRKASQVYVIDYGLAKKYRDLQTHRHIPYRENKNLTGTARYASVNTHLGVEQSRRDDLESLGYVLMYFLRGSLPWQGLKAGTKKQKYDKISEKKMLTSIEALCKSYPSEFITYFHYCRSLRFEDKPDYSYLKKIFRDLFIREGYQPDYVFDWTVSRQAADNNRLRLNGKTGGLVGPSVDRAERAAARHDVPERFTGPADAFARRTGSGSGHYGEHTKHRTLLDSLMASKMAVDSDKRRHSSSRNGSTSRKALLSSSRGSGDPSDPNRSSYLVPTTTTSSRPSTNQRLHQSAGLEGRTSSFPKPGRIGHDDPTMRSFERLTISAERRK; from the exons ATGGTCATTGATCTTCTTGGTCCAAGTCTCGAAGACTTGTTCAACTACTGCAACAGAAAGTTCTCTCTTAAAACAGTACTTATGCTAGCTGATCAGATG ATAGCCAGGGTAGAGTATATGCACACGAGGGGGTTTCTTCATCGTGATATCAAGCCAGACAACTTCCTCATGGGCTTAGGCCGTAAAGCAAGTCAG GTTTATGTCATTGACTATGGCCTTGCGAAGAAGTATCGAGACCTCCAAACTCATAGACACATACCATACAG GGAGAACAAAAACCTCACAGGAACAGCACGATATGCTAGTGTAAACACCCATCTTGGAGTAG AACAAAGCAGGAGAGACGACTTAGAGTCTCTTGGTTACGTGCTGATGTACTTCTTAAGAGGAAG CCTTCCCTGGCAAGGCCTGAAAGCTGGAACGAAAAAACAAAAGTATGACAAAATTAGTGAGAAGAAAATGCTAACCTCAATTGAG GCCCTTTGTAAATCTTATCCATCAGAATTCATTACATACTTCCATTATTGCCGCTCTTTGCGATTTGAAGATAAGCCAGACTATAGCTATTTGAAGAAAATCTTCCGGGATTTATTCATCCGTGAAG GTTACCAGCCTGATTATGTATTTGATTGGACTGTATCAAGGCAAGCTGCAGACAATAACAGATTGCGA CTGAACGGGAAGACAGGTGGGTTGGTGGGACCATCTGTGGATCGGGCTGAACGAGCTGCAG CAAGACATGATGTTCCGGAAAGATTCACTGGTCCAGCTGATGCATTTGCTAGAAGAACCGGCTCTGGTTCTGGTCATTATGGAGAACACACAAAGCACAGAACTCTGTTGGATTCCCTTATGGCATCCAAGATG GCTGTTGATTCAGATAAAAGAAGGCATTCATCATCTCGGAATGGAAGCACATCAAGGAAGGCTCTTCTGTCAAGCAGCCGAGGTTCTGGAGATCCCAGTGACCCAAATCGCAGTAGCTACCTAGTcccgaccaccaccaccagcagccgTCCATCAACTAATCAAAGGCTTCACCAGTCAGCTGGACTTGAGGGCAGGACCTCATCATTTCCAAAACCTGGAAGAATCGGCCATGATGATCCTACTATGAGGAGTTTTGAGCGCCTTACTATTAGCGCAGAGAGGAGGAAATGA
- the LOC136463865 gene encoding uncharacterized protein, with protein sequence MSTQSISPASAAAQFTYPAAAAAAVSAPSYFPVPFHLQNAQYAAWPAGTAAAPAVASVPAYNAIYPMPQIQQAQQLFQKDSNIITPEALATVKAAIANSVKDKKVGATKKAVPRKAAGQNWEDPTLADWPENDFRLFCGDLGNEVNDDVLAKAFSKYTSFNMARVIRDKWTGKTKGYGFVSFANASDLISALKEMNGKYVGNRPVKLRKSTWKNRIDFEALEKGKTEPQKKIKLQKRSVLHK encoded by the exons ATGTCGACGCAGTCCATTTCGCCGGCCTCCGCTGCCGCGCAGTTCACCTACCCCGCTGCTGCGGCGGCCGCGGTCTCGGCCCCGTCCTACTTCCCCGTGCCCTTCCACCTACAGAACGCGCAGTACGCCGCATGGCCAGCGGGGACCGCAGCCGCGCCGGCGGTGGCGTCGGTGCCTGCGTACAACGCCATCTACCCTATGCCCCAAATCCAGCAG GCCCAACAGTTGTTCCAAAAGGACTCGAACATAATTACTCCTGAAGCTCTAGCTACTGTTAAGGCTGCTATTGCAAATAGTGTGAAAGATAAGAAGGTTGGAGCAACAAAAAAGGCAGTGCCTCGAAAGGCAGCTGGGCAAAATTGGGAGGACCCTACCTTGGCTGATTGGCCTGAAA ATGATTTTCGTTTGTTCTGTGGTGATCTTGGAAATGAAGTGAATGATGATGTTCTTGCAAAGGCATTCTCAAAATATACATCCTTCAATATGGCCAGG GTTATACGGGACAAGTGGACTGGTAAAACTAAAGGATATGGTTTTGTTAGTTTTGCTAATGCATCTGATCTTATTTCAGCCTTGAAGGAGATGAATG GTAAATATGTCGGAAACCGGCCAGTCAAATTACGGAAGAGCACATGGAAGAACAGGATAGACTTTGAAGCTTTGGAGAAGGGAAAA ACTGAACCACAGAAGAAAATCAAACTGCAGAAAAGAAGTGTTCTTCACAAGTGA
- the LOC136463867 gene encoding phosphatidylinositol N-acetylglucosaminyltransferase subunit C-like → MKSSDGNRIRLQPGWRKVAYGGRQSGYDDNYTDESFLEEKVMNANVVKRDLLKVMIDSVSISQYLCIVALVVSTWILTLNLDIDESTLLKLDVGLLLVGFSVLLLTTCPFSLKLLTKYVLNISFFISGLYVLAPIYHTLTRSISSDSIWALVVSLLLVHLFLHDYSGSTIRPPGALNNPKLTSNISLNASIVASVLVASRLPSRLHVFAIMLFSLQVFLFAPLITFCVKKYHFRLHLLFSFALMVVALSVTYQLHRMFFTVLLALLVFVSIVCPYWLIRIQEYKFEINGPWDEAKLCFDITE, encoded by the coding sequence ATGAAGAGCAGCGATGGAAACCGAATCAGGTTACAACCAGGGTGGAGAAAAGTTGCCTATGGGGGAAGGCAGTCAGGATATGATGATAACTACACCGATGAGTCCTTCCTCGAGGAGAAGGTTATGAATGCCAATGTCGTCAAGAGGGACCTTCTGAAAGTGATGATCGACTCTGTCTCCATATCACAGTATCTCTGCATCGTCGCTCTTGTGGTTTCTACATGGATCCTAACGCTGAACTTGGATATTGATGAATCTACTCTTCTCAAACTAGATGTTGGTCTTCTCCTTGTTGGGTTCTCGGTCCTCTTGCTCACAACTTGTCCATTCTCACTGAAGCTTCTGACAAAGTATGTCCTCAATATATCATTCTTCATAAGTGGTCTTTATGTTCTTGCGCCAATTTATCATACCCTCACCAGGTCCATCAGTTCAGATTCAATATGGGCCCTTGTTGTATCTCTTCTGCTGGTTCATCTTTTCTTGCATGATTATTCTGGTTCAACGATAAGGCCACCAGGCGCATTGAACAATCCAAAGTTAACTAGCAACATCTCCTTGAATGCATCGATAGTAGCCTCTGTCCTTGTGGCTTCGCGGCTTCCATCAAGGCTGCATGTTTTTGCAATCATGTTGTTCTCCTTGCAAGTCTTCCTCTTCGCACCCCTCATTACTTTCTGTGTGAAGAAATACCACTTTAGGCTTCATCTGCTATTCTCCTTTGCGCTGATGGTTGTGGCTCTTAGTGTCACATATCAATTGCATCGAATGTTCTTCACTGTGCTATTGGCACTTCTTGTTTTTGTCTCAATCGTTTGCCCTTACTGGCTTATAAGGATTCAGGAATACAAGTTTGAGATCAATGGCCCCTGGGATGAAGCAAAACTCTGCTTTGATATAACTGAATAG
- the LOC136467349 gene encoding casein kinase 1-like isoform X1: MEHVIGGKFKLGKKIGSGSFGELYLGVNVQSGEEVAIKLESVKSRHPQLHYESKLYMLLQGGTGIPHLKWFGVEGEYNVMVIDLLGPSLEDLFNYCNRKFSLKTVLMLADQMIARVEYMHTRGFLHRDIKPDNFLMGLGRKASQVYVIDYGLAKKYRDLQTHRHIPYRENKNLTGTARYASVNTHLGVEQSRRDDLESLGYVLMYFLRGSLPWQGLKAGTKKQKYDKISEKKMLTSIEALCKSYPSEFITYFHYCRSLRFEDKPDYSYLKKIFRDLFIREGYQPDYVFDWTVSRQAADNNRLRLNGKTGGLVGPSVDRAERAAARHDVPERFTGPADAFARRTGSGSGHYGEHTKHRTLLDSLMASKMAVDSDKRRHSSSRNGSTSRKALLSSSRGSGDPSDPNRSSYLVPTTTTSSRPSTNQRLHQSAGLEGRTSSFPKPGRIGHDDPTMRSFERLTISAERRK, encoded by the exons GAATCTGTAAAATCAAGGCATCCTCAGCTTCATTATGAGTCGAAACTATACATGCTTCTCCAAGGGGGAA CTGGAATTCCTCATTTGAAATGGTTTGGAGTGGAGGGGGAGTACAATGTCATGGTCATTGATCTTCTTGGTCCAAGTCTCGAAGACTTGTTCAACTACTGCAACAGAAAGTTCTCTCTTAAAACAGTACTTATGCTAGCTGATCAGATG ATAGCCAGGGTAGAGTATATGCACACGAGGGGGTTTCTTCATCGTGATATCAAGCCAGACAACTTCCTCATGGGCTTAGGCCGTAAAGCAAGTCAG GTTTATGTCATTGACTATGGCCTTGCGAAGAAGTATCGAGACCTCCAAACTCATAGACACATACCATACAG GGAGAACAAAAACCTCACAGGAACAGCACGATATGCTAGTGTAAACACCCATCTTGGAGTAG AACAAAGCAGGAGAGACGACTTAGAGTCTCTTGGTTACGTGCTGATGTACTTCTTAAGAGGAAG CCTTCCCTGGCAAGGCCTGAAAGCTGGAACGAAAAAACAAAAGTATGACAAAATTAGTGAGAAGAAAATGCTAACCTCAATTGAG GCCCTTTGTAAATCTTATCCATCAGAATTCATTACATACTTCCATTATTGCCGCTCTTTGCGATTTGAAGATAAGCCAGACTATAGCTATTTGAAGAAAATCTTCCGGGATTTATTCATCCGTGAAG GTTACCAGCCTGATTATGTATTTGATTGGACTGTATCAAGGCAAGCTGCAGACAATAACAGATTGCGA CTGAACGGGAAGACAGGTGGGTTGGTGGGACCATCTGTGGATCGGGCTGAACGAGCTGCAG CAAGACATGATGTTCCGGAAAGATTCACTGGTCCAGCTGATGCATTTGCTAGAAGAACCGGCTCTGGTTCTGGTCATTATGGAGAACACACAAAGCACAGAACTCTGTTGGATTCCCTTATGGCATCCAAGATG GCTGTTGATTCAGATAAAAGAAGGCATTCATCATCTCGGAATGGAAGCACATCAAGGAAGGCTCTTCTGTCAAGCAGCCGAGGTTCTGGAGATCCCAGTGACCCAAATCGCAGTAGCTACCTAGTcccgaccaccaccaccagcagccgTCCATCAACTAATCAAAGGCTTCACCAGTCAGCTGGACTTGAGGGCAGGACCTCATCATTTCCAAAACCTGGAAGAATCGGCCATGATGATCCTACTATGAGGAGTTTTGAGCGCCTTACTATTAGCGCAGAGAGGAGGAAATGA
- the LOC136467349 gene encoding casein kinase 1-like isoform X3, with amino-acid sequence MLLQGGTGIPHLKWFGVEGEYNVMVIDLLGPSLEDLFNYCNRKFSLKTVLMLADQMIARVEYMHTRGFLHRDIKPDNFLMGLGRKASQVYVIDYGLAKKYRDLQTHRHIPYRENKNLTGTARYASVNTHLGVEQSRRDDLESLGYVLMYFLRGSLPWQGLKAGTKKQKYDKISEKKMLTSIEALCKSYPSEFITYFHYCRSLRFEDKPDYSYLKKIFRDLFIREGYQPDYVFDWTVSRQAADNNRLRLNGKTGGLVGPSVDRAERAAARHDVPERFTGPADAFARRTGSGSGHYGEHTKHRTLLDSLMASKMAVDSDKRRHSSSRNGSTSRKALLSSSRGSGDPSDPNRSSYLVPTTTTSSRPSTNQRLHQSAGLEGRTSSFPKPGRIGHDDPTMRSFERLTISAERRK; translated from the exons ATGCTTCTCCAAGGGGGAA CTGGAATTCCTCATTTGAAATGGTTTGGAGTGGAGGGGGAGTACAATGTCATGGTCATTGATCTTCTTGGTCCAAGTCTCGAAGACTTGTTCAACTACTGCAACAGAAAGTTCTCTCTTAAAACAGTACTTATGCTAGCTGATCAGATG ATAGCCAGGGTAGAGTATATGCACACGAGGGGGTTTCTTCATCGTGATATCAAGCCAGACAACTTCCTCATGGGCTTAGGCCGTAAAGCAAGTCAG GTTTATGTCATTGACTATGGCCTTGCGAAGAAGTATCGAGACCTCCAAACTCATAGACACATACCATACAG GGAGAACAAAAACCTCACAGGAACAGCACGATATGCTAGTGTAAACACCCATCTTGGAGTAG AACAAAGCAGGAGAGACGACTTAGAGTCTCTTGGTTACGTGCTGATGTACTTCTTAAGAGGAAG CCTTCCCTGGCAAGGCCTGAAAGCTGGAACGAAAAAACAAAAGTATGACAAAATTAGTGAGAAGAAAATGCTAACCTCAATTGAG GCCCTTTGTAAATCTTATCCATCAGAATTCATTACATACTTCCATTATTGCCGCTCTTTGCGATTTGAAGATAAGCCAGACTATAGCTATTTGAAGAAAATCTTCCGGGATTTATTCATCCGTGAAG GTTACCAGCCTGATTATGTATTTGATTGGACTGTATCAAGGCAAGCTGCAGACAATAACAGATTGCGA CTGAACGGGAAGACAGGTGGGTTGGTGGGACCATCTGTGGATCGGGCTGAACGAGCTGCAG CAAGACATGATGTTCCGGAAAGATTCACTGGTCCAGCTGATGCATTTGCTAGAAGAACCGGCTCTGGTTCTGGTCATTATGGAGAACACACAAAGCACAGAACTCTGTTGGATTCCCTTATGGCATCCAAGATG GCTGTTGATTCAGATAAAAGAAGGCATTCATCATCTCGGAATGGAAGCACATCAAGGAAGGCTCTTCTGTCAAGCAGCCGAGGTTCTGGAGATCCCAGTGACCCAAATCGCAGTAGCTACCTAGTcccgaccaccaccaccagcagccgTCCATCAACTAATCAAAGGCTTCACCAGTCAGCTGGACTTGAGGGCAGGACCTCATCATTTCCAAAACCTGGAAGAATCGGCCATGATGATCCTACTATGAGGAGTTTTGAGCGCCTTACTATTAGCGCAGAGAGGAGGAAATGA
- the LOC136467349 gene encoding casein kinase 1-like isoform X2, which translates to MVLHLIAFKKIASRHATRPFPSSHVYQESVKSRHPQLHYESKLYMLLQGGTGIPHLKWFGVEGEYNVMVIDLLGPSLEDLFNYCNRKFSLKTVLMLADQMIARVEYMHTRGFLHRDIKPDNFLMGLGRKASQVYVIDYGLAKKYRDLQTHRHIPYRENKNLTGTARYASVNTHLGVEQSRRDDLESLGYVLMYFLRGSLPWQGLKAGTKKQKYDKISEKKMLTSIEALCKSYPSEFITYFHYCRSLRFEDKPDYSYLKKIFRDLFIREGYQPDYVFDWTVSRQAADNNRLRLNGKTGGLVGPSVDRAERAAARHDVPERFTGPADAFARRTGSGSGHYGEHTKHRTLLDSLMASKMAVDSDKRRHSSSRNGSTSRKALLSSSRGSGDPSDPNRSSYLVPTTTTSSRPSTNQRLHQSAGLEGRTSSFPKPGRIGHDDPTMRSFERLTISAERRK; encoded by the exons CCTCAAGACATGCTACCCGACCGTTTCCTTCATCTCATGTTTACCAGGAATCTGTAAAATCAAGGCATCCTCAGCTTCATTATGAGTCGAAACTATACATGCTTCTCCAAGGGGGAA CTGGAATTCCTCATTTGAAATGGTTTGGAGTGGAGGGGGAGTACAATGTCATGGTCATTGATCTTCTTGGTCCAAGTCTCGAAGACTTGTTCAACTACTGCAACAGAAAGTTCTCTCTTAAAACAGTACTTATGCTAGCTGATCAGATG ATAGCCAGGGTAGAGTATATGCACACGAGGGGGTTTCTTCATCGTGATATCAAGCCAGACAACTTCCTCATGGGCTTAGGCCGTAAAGCAAGTCAG GTTTATGTCATTGACTATGGCCTTGCGAAGAAGTATCGAGACCTCCAAACTCATAGACACATACCATACAG GGAGAACAAAAACCTCACAGGAACAGCACGATATGCTAGTGTAAACACCCATCTTGGAGTAG AACAAAGCAGGAGAGACGACTTAGAGTCTCTTGGTTACGTGCTGATGTACTTCTTAAGAGGAAG CCTTCCCTGGCAAGGCCTGAAAGCTGGAACGAAAAAACAAAAGTATGACAAAATTAGTGAGAAGAAAATGCTAACCTCAATTGAG GCCCTTTGTAAATCTTATCCATCAGAATTCATTACATACTTCCATTATTGCCGCTCTTTGCGATTTGAAGATAAGCCAGACTATAGCTATTTGAAGAAAATCTTCCGGGATTTATTCATCCGTGAAG GTTACCAGCCTGATTATGTATTTGATTGGACTGTATCAAGGCAAGCTGCAGACAATAACAGATTGCGA CTGAACGGGAAGACAGGTGGGTTGGTGGGACCATCTGTGGATCGGGCTGAACGAGCTGCAG CAAGACATGATGTTCCGGAAAGATTCACTGGTCCAGCTGATGCATTTGCTAGAAGAACCGGCTCTGGTTCTGGTCATTATGGAGAACACACAAAGCACAGAACTCTGTTGGATTCCCTTATGGCATCCAAGATG GCTGTTGATTCAGATAAAAGAAGGCATTCATCATCTCGGAATGGAAGCACATCAAGGAAGGCTCTTCTGTCAAGCAGCCGAGGTTCTGGAGATCCCAGTGACCCAAATCGCAGTAGCTACCTAGTcccgaccaccaccaccagcagccgTCCATCAACTAATCAAAGGCTTCACCAGTCAGCTGGACTTGAGGGCAGGACCTCATCATTTCCAAAACCTGGAAGAATCGGCCATGATGATCCTACTATGAGGAGTTTTGAGCGCCTTACTATTAGCGCAGAGAGGAGGAAATGA
- the LOC136463866 gene encoding glycolipid transfer protein 1-like — protein MAETVFTPSLEGMKHVKAENGVILTKPFLDVCKQILPVLDKFGAAMAIVKSDIGGNITRLENKYSSEPSKYEHLYSMVQEEVQNKTAKGSSSCTNGLLWLTRAMDFLVELFRNLLEHPDWTMSQACTDSYTKTLKKFHGWLASSSFTVAMKLAPNRDKFMEVISGTGDINADIEKFCTTFSPFLKENHNFLASVGLDYMKAS, from the exons ATGGCAGAGACGGTGTTCACCCCCTCTTTGGAAGGGATGAAGCATGTCAAGGCAGAGAATGGAGTCATTCTCACCAAGCCCTTCCTTGATGTCTGCAAGCAAATCTTGCCTGTCCTCG ATAAATTTGGAGCTGCTATGGCAATTGTAAAGAGTGATATCGGTGGCAATATCACA AGGCTGGAAAACAAGTATTCTTCAGAACCATCAAAGTATGAACACTTGTACAGCATGGTTCAGGAAGAAGTTCAAAACAAGACCGCAAAAGGTTCCTCAAGCTGCACAAATGGGCTTCTGTGGCTCACGAG GGCCATGGATTTCCTTGTTGAATTGTTTCGTAACCTGCTTGAGCATCCAGACTGGACCATGAGTCAAGCTTGCACTGATTCATACACCAAGACTCTGAAGAAATTTCATGGCTGGCTTGCCAGTTCAAGTTTTACG GTGGCCATGAAGCTTGCTCCTAATAGAGATAAATTTATGGAGGTCATTAGTGGAACTGGTGACATCAATGCAGATATTGAGAAATTTTGCACAACCTTCTCTCCTTTCCTCAAAGAAAATCACAACTTTCTG GCGAGCGTCGGTCTTGATTATATGAAGGCTTCATAG